From the Rhinoderma darwinii isolate aRhiDar2 chromosome 12, aRhiDar2.hap1, whole genome shotgun sequence genome, one window contains:
- the RACK1 gene encoding small ribosomal subunit protein RACK1, producing the protein MTEQMTLRGTLKGHNGWVTQIATTPQFPDMILSSSRDKTVIMWKLTRDETNYGVPQRALRGHSHFVSDVVISSDGQFALSGSWDGTLRLWDLTTGTTTRRFVGHTKDVLSVAFSADNRQIVSGSRDKTIKLWNTLGVCKYTVQEESHSEWVSCVRFSPNSSNPIIVSCGWDKMVKVWNLANCKLKTNHIGHSGYLNTVTVSPDGSLCASGGKDGQAMLWDLNEGKHLYTLDSGDIINALCFSPNRYWLCAATGPSIKIWDLEGKIIVDELKQEVISTSSKAEPPQCTSLAWSADGQTLFAGYTDNLIRVWQVTIGTR; encoded by the exons ATGACCGAGCAGATGACCCTTCGGGGGACCCTTAAGGGGCACAATGGTTGGGTCACCCAAATTGCGACCACCCCGCAATTCCCGGACATGATCCTCAGCTCTTCCCGGG ATAAGACCGTCATCATGTGGAAGCTGACGCGTGACGAGACCAACTATGGTGTCCCCCAGCGCGCCCTGCGCGGTCACTCCCACTTTGTCAGTGATGTCGTCATCTCCTCTGATGGGCAGTTTGCCCTATCCGGTTCCTGGGATGGGACCCTGAGGCTGTGGGATCTTACCAC TGGCACAACCACAAGGCGATTTGTGGGTCACACCAAGGATGTCCTCAGTGTGGCTTTTTCCGCTGACAACCGTCAGATTGTGTCAGGATCCCGAGACAAGACCATCAAGCTGTGGAACACTCTGGGAGTGTGCAAATACACAGTGCAG GAAGAATCCCACTCTGAATGGGTTTCTTGCGTCCGTTTCTCACCCAACAGCAGCAATCCAATCATTGTATCCTGCGGATGGGACAAGATGGTGAAG GTTTGGAATTTGGCCAACTGCAAATTGAAGACCAACCACATTGGGCACAGTGGCTACCTGAATACTGTCACGGTGTCTCCTGATGGGTCACTGTGCGCCTCTGGAGGCAAG GATGGACAAGCCATGTTGTGGGATTTGAATGAGGGGAAACACTTGTACACCCTGGACAGCGGAGACATCATCAATGCTCTGTGCTTCAGTCCCAACCGCTACTGGCTGTGCGCCGCCACCGGGCCAAGCATCAAGATCTGG GATCTGGAGGGCAAGATCATTGTTGATGAGCTGaagcaggaggtgatcagtaccaGCAGCAAAGCGGAGCCCCCACAATGTACTTCTCTGGCCTGGTCAGCAGATGGACAG ACTCTCTTCGCTGGATACACAGACAACTTGATCAGAGTCTGGCAAGTTACCATTGGAACCCGTTAA